A genomic segment from Rhodospirillum centenum SW encodes:
- the gltX gene encoding glutamate--tRNA ligase: MTIVTRFAPSPTGFLHIGGARTALFNWLYARGHGGKFLLRIEDTDRARSTQAAVDAILDGLDWLGLEWDGDPISQFERKDRHAEVAHEMLRRGMAYRCYASPEELEAMKEEQRRQGLPMRYDGRWRDRDPSEAPAGVNPVIRLKAPQEGETVVRDHVQGEVRVQNAQLDDMILLRSDGTPTYLLAVVVDDYDMGVTHVVRGDDHLTNTFRQLQIYAAMGWTPPEYAHVPLIHGPDGAKLSKRHGALGVDAYRDMGYLPETMRNYLLRLGWSHGDDEIISTDQAKAWFNLDDIGRSPSRLDFAKLDNLNGHYIRQSDDARLVSLVVPMVEKRLGRPLTGSEHARLLAAMPGFKPRVKTLVELADGCLFLFALRPLAMDDKAAALLTPEAKAQLGELHALFSGLGDWTGGALEQAVRDFAERTGLKLGKVAQPLRAALTGSTVSPPIFEVAEVLGRTETLERIDDARKAG; this comes from the coding sequence ATGACCATCGTCACGCGCTTCGCGCCCTCTCCGACCGGCTTTCTCCATATCGGCGGTGCCCGCACGGCCCTGTTCAACTGGCTGTACGCCCGCGGTCACGGCGGCAAGTTCCTGCTGCGGATCGAGGACACCGACCGCGCCCGCTCCACCCAGGCAGCCGTCGATGCCATCCTGGACGGCCTGGACTGGCTGGGCCTGGAATGGGACGGCGACCCGATCAGCCAGTTCGAGCGCAAGGACCGTCATGCCGAGGTCGCGCACGAGATGCTGCGCCGGGGCATGGCCTACCGCTGCTACGCCTCGCCGGAGGAGCTGGAGGCGATGAAGGAGGAGCAGCGGCGCCAGGGGCTGCCGATGCGCTACGACGGGCGCTGGCGCGACCGCGATCCGTCGGAGGCACCGGCGGGCGTGAACCCGGTGATCCGGCTCAAGGCCCCGCAGGAGGGCGAGACGGTGGTGCGCGACCATGTCCAGGGCGAGGTGCGGGTGCAGAACGCGCAGCTCGACGACATGATCCTGCTGCGTTCCGACGGCACGCCCACCTACCTGCTGGCCGTCGTGGTGGACGATTACGACATGGGGGTCACCCATGTGGTCCGTGGCGACGACCACCTGACCAACACCTTCCGTCAGCTCCAGATCTACGCCGCCATGGGCTGGACGCCGCCGGAATACGCGCATGTCCCGCTCATCCACGGGCCGGACGGGGCGAAGCTGTCGAAGCGGCACGGTGCCCTGGGCGTCGATGCCTACCGCGACATGGGCTACCTGCCGGAGACCATGCGCAACTACCTGCTCCGGCTCGGCTGGAGCCATGGCGACGACGAGATCATCTCGACCGACCAGGCGAAGGCCTGGTTCAATCTCGATGACATCGGCCGGTCCCCCTCGCGGCTGGACTTCGCCAAGCTGGACAATCTGAACGGCCACTACATCCGGCAGAGCGACGATGCGCGGCTGGTGAGCCTGGTCGTCCCGATGGTGGAGAAGCGGCTGGGCCGTCCGCTCACCGGGTCCGAACACGCCCGCCTGCTGGCCGCCATGCCGGGCTTCAAACCGCGGGTGAAAACTCTGGTGGAGCTGGCCGACGGCTGCCTTTTCCTGTTCGCCCTGCGCCCCTTGGCGATGGACGACAAGGCTGCTGCGCTGTTGACTCCCGAAGCGAAGGCCCAGCTCGGCGAGCTGCACGCGCTCTTCTCCGGTCTGGGCGACTGGACCGGCGGCGCGCTGGAGCAGGCGGTGCGGGACTTCGCGGAGCGTACCGGATTGAAACTCGGCAAGGTGGCCCAGCCCCTGCGCGCGGCG